GGTTGGTctggattttcttttatggATATGAGTTATTTCCTGTAATAagccatttggaaaacgtGGAAACCATTTTCGTACAACCGAATGGCACCAGTTCCTTCCAAACAGTGTACGAACATGTCCaataaagtttctttttttaaataggttaaaacaataaacaaaaagGTTGCTTATGCTTGTTTATTGAATAAGAATTTAGGGAAATGGGGTCAAGTATCAGTATATGGGGTTAATAAATTTGCAAGTTTGAGAAATAAGCGGTGGTGGCATCATCAACCCAAAAAGCAATGGGGCCCGGGGATCTTGTGCCCAACATAGATACACTAAGAACAGCTTTTGGGTCGTAATCGATGAAAACACTCGCTGTGTTATTCTTGACGGTTATGCGAAGATGATTCCAACGTTTCTCTGCAATTTTTGCTCCAGCTTCGTACTGCCCAGGGAACTGCTCGCGCAGAGTATCGAAATGCCAGTTGGGAGGGGAAATGTATTGAATGGCTCGAACATTTCTAGGTTCTGGCGGCGGAGGATTACTTAATAACCCATTGGTCATTCTCAAGTAGACCAGGTCGTAAGTTTCCTTATTAATATCAGGTTGTAGGCGGAAAGCAACACCTGCAAAGGCGCGACTAAATTCATCGGCGTAGCTGTTACGTTCGGCTGCAATGTCAACTTCGATAGTGCCTTCGTAGAAATAGGTCAATGGGATTCTAACGTAGGCGTTGGCTTGTACCACCCCATTAATAGCATAGTTCTTTTGATATTCGTCAGTGAAAGCCACTTTTAGTGCTGGGCGACCCAAGTAATCGGCCCGACTGACGTTCACgttagttgaaaagaactgctGCATAATAAAGACGGCCAATGGTGGCGGCCCTGATAACGGACACACCTCTCTCAGATTTTCCATCATCGCCTCATTTTGCTGGAAAATGGCataacaaacaagaaataaaaacacttctttcaaaagaaataatatattTAAAGTCAAGTTTACCATTCCGGCTGATGCGAATGCCACGCAGCAGGCAAAATAGAGAGATAAGAGTAAAGTCATTTCTATTGGTTAAtatatttattgaaatatttcgtgGAAGCGGGGTTTCGATAAATTCGGCTTGTTTCTGGCCTTTTATAGCCAGGGAAGACAACTACACGACAGATGGGCAAAAGTTTGCGTCAATAACTGAAATGGGGTTTCAATAGCTATGTTTATTCAACTATTATTTGTTGGATTTCTTTCACCTAACACAGCGCACATGAATGCATGATAAGAGAACATGTGGCTCCACGTATAATCTGTGTGTAT
The sequence above is drawn from the Daphnia pulicaria isolate SC F1-1A chromosome 1, SC_F0-13Bv2, whole genome shotgun sequence genome and encodes:
- the LOC124311005 gene encoding uncharacterized protein LOC124311005 — encoded protein: MTLLLSLYFACCVAFASAGMQNEAMMENLREVCPLSGPPPLAVFIMQQFFSTNVNVSRADYLGRPALKVAFTDEYQKNYAINGVVQANAYVRIPLTYFYEGTIEVDIAAERNSYADEFSRAFAGVAFRLQPDINKETYDLVYLRMTNGLLSNPPPPEPRNVRAIQYISPPNWHFDTLREQFPGQYEAGAKIAEKRWNHLRITVKNNTASVFIDYDPKAVLSVSMLGTRSPGPIAFWVDDATTAYFSNLQIY